Proteins encoded by one window of Vidua chalybeata isolate OUT-0048 chromosome 8, bVidCha1 merged haplotype, whole genome shotgun sequence:
- the LOC128791308 gene encoding dual specificity protein phosphatase 13-like, translating to MSGAGAPDIPDPEGAGTCPEDVPSLKEIEQLLNTGRPSCNHVDEVWPNLFLGDLVTAHNRFVLWKMGVTHVLNAAHGTSYSHGGQDFYGATIDYYGVPAHDLPSFDISQFFFSAAQFIHNALNTPGAKILVHCAVGVSRSASLVLAYLMINHHLPLVEAIKTVKEHRWISPNRGFLKHLRNLDVQLRQRKDS from the exons ATGTCTGGGGCAGGGGCGCCGGACATCCCCGACCCTGAAGGCGCTGGGACATGCCCGGAGGATGTCCCCTCCCTCAAGGAAATCGAGCAGCTCCTGAACACTGGGCGGCCCTCTTGCAATCACGTTGATGAAGTATGGCCTAATCTCTTCTTAGGGGACCT AGTAACAGCACACAATCGATTTGTTTTGTGGAAGATGGGTGTGACCCATGTTTTAAATGCTGCCCATGGCACATCATACAGCCACGGAGGCCAGGACTTTTATGGAGCAACCATTGATTATTATGGTGTACCAGCCCATGACCTGCCAAGCTTTGATATCAGCCagttctttttctctgctgcacaGTTTATCCACAATGCCTTGAACACGCCAGGAG ccAAAATATTGGTACATTGTGCAGTTGGAGTAAGCAGATCAGCTTCTCTAGTCCTAGCATATCTCATGATAAATCACCACCTCCCATTAGTTGAAGCCATCAAGACAGTGAAGGAGCATCGATGGATTTCACCCAATCGTGGTTTTCTGAAGCACCTGCGAAACCTGGATGTTCAGCTCCGGCAAAGGAAGGACAGCTGA
- the DUSP13 gene encoding dual specificity protein phosphatase 13 isoform X2 yields MEKLSLIQPECMQRSNEMPHTRDSSSLTSSTSYETPALSDLQQLLWLRGGSDNHVDQVWPNIYLGDAWAARSKTTLQSLNITHILNAADGPYSINTGAKYYADLQIEYYGVEAFDDPSFDLSIFFYDAANFIGKALNSSGGKVFVHCAMGVSRSATLVLAFLMIHENMTLVDALKTVSAHRNICPNSGFLSQLRDLDMKLNEERKGTGASATKGL; encoded by the exons ATGG aaaagctgTCTCTGATACAGCCTGAGTGCATGCAAAGGAGCAACGAGATGCCTCACACCAGAGACTCTTCATCTCTGACTAGCAGCACTTCCTACGAAACACCGGCACTATCAGATCTCCAGCAGCTTCTGTGGCTCAGAGGAGGCTCTGATAATCATGTGGACCAAGTCTGGCCAAATATCTACCTGGGAGATGC GTGGGCTGCTAGGAGCAAAACTACACTTCAAAGCCTCAACATTACTCATATCCTTAATGCAGCAGATGGACCATATAGCATCAACACGGGAGCCAAATATTATGCAGATCTGCAAATAGAGTACTATGGAGTAGAAGCATTTGATGATCCTTCCTTCGATTTAAGTATCTTCTTCTATGATGCTGCCAATTTCATAGGCAAGGCCTTAAACTCTTCAGGAG GTAAGGTGTTTGTTCATTGTGCCATGGGAGTGAGCCGCTCAGCAACTTTAGTGCTTGCTTTTTTAATGATCCATGAAAACATGACACTTGTGGATGCTCTAAAGACAGTGAGTGCTCACAGAAACATCTGCCCGAATTCGGGGTTCCTCAGTCAGCTCCGGGACTTGGACATGAAACTGAatgaagagaggaaaggaacCGGAGCATCCGCCACCAAAGGCTTGTAA
- the DUSP13 gene encoding dual specificity protein phosphatase 13 isoform X3 has product MQRSNEMPHTRDSSSLTSSTSYETPALSDLQQLLWLRGGSDNHVDQVWPNIYLGDAWAARSKTTLQSLNITHILNAADGPYSINTGAKYYADLQIEYYGVEAFDDPSFDLSIFFYDAANFIGKALNSSGGKVFVHCAMGVSRSATLVLAFLMIHENMTLVDALKTVSAHRNICPNSGFLSQLRDLDMKLNEERKGTGASATKGL; this is encoded by the exons ATGCAAAGGAGCAACGAGATGCCTCACACCAGAGACTCTTCATCTCTGACTAGCAGCACTTCCTACGAAACACCGGCACTATCAGATCTCCAGCAGCTTCTGTGGCTCAGAGGAGGCTCTGATAATCATGTGGACCAAGTCTGGCCAAATATCTACCTGGGAGATGC GTGGGCTGCTAGGAGCAAAACTACACTTCAAAGCCTCAACATTACTCATATCCTTAATGCAGCAGATGGACCATATAGCATCAACACGGGAGCCAAATATTATGCAGATCTGCAAATAGAGTACTATGGAGTAGAAGCATTTGATGATCCTTCCTTCGATTTAAGTATCTTCTTCTATGATGCTGCCAATTTCATAGGCAAGGCCTTAAACTCTTCAGGAG GTAAGGTGTTTGTTCATTGTGCCATGGGAGTGAGCCGCTCAGCAACTTTAGTGCTTGCTTTTTTAATGATCCATGAAAACATGACACTTGTGGATGCTCTAAAGACAGTGAGTGCTCACAGAAACATCTGCCCGAATTCGGGGTTCCTCAGTCAGCTCCGGGACTTGGACATGAAACTGAatgaagagaggaaaggaacCGGAGCATCCGCCACCAAAGGCTTGTAA
- the DUSP13 gene encoding dual specificity protein phosphatase 13 isoform X1, translated as MVKSRLDEKLSLIQPECMQRSNEMPHTRDSSSLTSSTSYETPALSDLQQLLWLRGGSDNHVDQVWPNIYLGDAWAARSKTTLQSLNITHILNAADGPYSINTGAKYYADLQIEYYGVEAFDDPSFDLSIFFYDAANFIGKALNSSGGKVFVHCAMGVSRSATLVLAFLMIHENMTLVDALKTVSAHRNICPNSGFLSQLRDLDMKLNEERKGTGASATKGL; from the exons ATGGTGAAGAGCAGGCTGGAtg aaaagctgTCTCTGATACAGCCTGAGTGCATGCAAAGGAGCAACGAGATGCCTCACACCAGAGACTCTTCATCTCTGACTAGCAGCACTTCCTACGAAACACCGGCACTATCAGATCTCCAGCAGCTTCTGTGGCTCAGAGGAGGCTCTGATAATCATGTGGACCAAGTCTGGCCAAATATCTACCTGGGAGATGC GTGGGCTGCTAGGAGCAAAACTACACTTCAAAGCCTCAACATTACTCATATCCTTAATGCAGCAGATGGACCATATAGCATCAACACGGGAGCCAAATATTATGCAGATCTGCAAATAGAGTACTATGGAGTAGAAGCATTTGATGATCCTTCCTTCGATTTAAGTATCTTCTTCTATGATGCTGCCAATTTCATAGGCAAGGCCTTAAACTCTTCAGGAG GTAAGGTGTTTGTTCATTGTGCCATGGGAGTGAGCCGCTCAGCAACTTTAGTGCTTGCTTTTTTAATGATCCATGAAAACATGACACTTGTGGATGCTCTAAAGACAGTGAGTGCTCACAGAAACATCTGCCCGAATTCGGGGTTCCTCAGTCAGCTCCGGGACTTGGACATGAAACTGAatgaagagaggaaaggaacCGGAGCATCCGCCACCAAAGGCTTGTAA